TCGGAGGCGGCCCTGGTGCCGAGCCCGCTGATGCAGGCGATGCGCCGCGGCCAGATCGCCCGCGTCGAGGAACTGACGCGCATCCCGGCCGATGTGCAGGACAGCCTGATCACGGTGCTGTCGGAGAAGACCCTGCCGATTCCCGAGCTGGGCAGCGAGGTGCAGGCCACGCGCGGCTTCAGCGTCATCGCCACCGCCAACAACCGCGACAAGGGCGTCAACGAACTCTCCTCGGCGCTGAAGCGGCGCTTCAACACCGTGGTGCTGCCGGTGCCGGCCAGCGAGGAGGAGGAGCTGGCCATCGTCGTCAAGCGCGTCGGCGAGATGGGCCGCGCGCTGCAGCTGCCGGCCGAGCCGCCGGCGCTGAAGGAGGTGCGCCGCCTGGTGCAGATCTTCCGCGAGCTGCGCAACGGCCGCACCGAGGACGGCAAGACCCAGCTGAAGTCGCCCAGCGCCACCCTGTCGACCGCCGAGGCGATCTCGGTCATCAACAGCGGCATGGCGCTGGCCGGCCATTTCGGCGACGGCGTGCTGCGCGCCCATGACCTGGCCTCGGGCCTGATCGGCGCCGTGGTCAAGGACCCGGTGCAGGACCAGCTGGTGTGGAACGAGTACCTGGAGACCGTGGTCAAGGAGCGCGGCGACTGGAAGGACCTGTACCGCGCCTTCCGCGAGCAGCAGGGCTGAGGGCCGACCGGCGATGAGCGAGGACCAAGCGCCGCCGCAGTTGCTGCATTTCTTCGGCATCCGCCACCATGGCCCCGGCTGCGCGCGCAGCCTGTTGCGGGCGCTGCGGGCGCTGCGGCCGGACTGCCTGCTCGTCGAGGGGCCGCCCGAGGGGGAGGCCCTGCTGCCGGCCCTGCTGCAGCCCGGCATGGAGCCCCCGGTGGCGCTGCTGAGCTATTGCCCGGACGAGCCGGGGCTAGCGGTCTACCACCCCTTCGCGGAGTTCTCGCCGGAATGGCAGGCGCTGCGCTGGGCCCAGGCCGAAGCGGTGCCGGCGCGCTTCATCGACCTGCCGCTCAACCATGCGCTGGCGCTGGACAAGGCCGAGCGCGACGCGGCCGCGGATCCCGCGCCGGCGGAACCGCCGGGGCCGGAAGGGGGGGAAGCAGAAGAGGCACCGCATCGCGACCCGCTGCACTGGCTGGCCCGGGCCGCCGGCTATGCGGACGGCGAGGCCTGGTGGAACCATATGGTCGAGGAGCGCGGCGATGGCGAGCAGCTGTTCGCCGCCATCGACGAGGCGATGTGCACCCTGCGCGCCGAGGGCGGCGAACGCCCGCGCAGCGCCGCCGACGCCCAACGCGAGGCGCTGCGCGAGGCCCATATGCGGCAATGCCTGCGGGCGGCGCAGAAGGAGGGCTTTCGCCGCATCGCGGTCGTCTGCGGCGCCTGGCACCTGGGCGGGCTGCGCGCCGCGAGCACGGCCAAGGCCGACCAGGCCCTGCTGAAGGACTCGCTGAAAAGCCTGCCCAAGCTCAAGGTGCAGTCGACCTGGGTGCCCTGGACCTACGGCCACCTGACCCGCGCCAGCGGCTACGGCGCCGGCATCGCGTCGCCGGGCTGGTACGAGCATCTGTGGCGCAGCGCCGAGCGGGAGAGCCCCCGCGCCATCGGATGGCTGACCCGCGTCGCGCGGCTGATGCGCGAGCGCGACCTGGATTGCTCCAGCGCCCACCTGATCGAGGCGGCCCGGCTGGCCGACAGCCTGGCCGCGCTGCGCGACCGCCCGGCCCCCGGGCTGGACGAGCTGCACGAGGCCACGCGCGCGGTGCTGACCCTGGGCGACGACGCGCTGCTGCGCTATATCGACGCCGCGCTGGTGGTCGGCGACCGCCTCGGCCGCGTGCCCGACGATGTGCCCACCGTGCCGCTGCAGCGCGAGCTGGAGCAGCTGCAGAAGTCGCTGCGACTGAAGCCCGAGGCGCTGGAGAAGACGCTGGACCTGGACCTGCGCCAGCCCAACGACCTGGCACGCAGCCGGCTGCTGCACCGCCTGAACCTGCTGGACCTGCCCTGGGGCCGGCTCGGCCGCCTGGGCCGCGGCTCGCGCGGCAGCTTCCACGAGGTCTGGACCCTGCAATGGCGGCCCGAGTTCGCGCTGCGCCTGATCGAGGCCAGCCAATGGGGTCAGACCTTGCCCGAGGCGGCCACGGCGCGCGCCGCGCTGCGCGCGGCCGAGGCCGCCGACCTGGGGGCGCTGTCGGCCCTGGTCGACGCGGTGCTGCTGGCCGATCTGCCGGACGCCGTGACCCGGGTCAGCCAGACCCTGGAGGACCGCGCCGCGCACAGTGCGGACGCCGCGCAGCTGATGGCGGCGCT
This genomic stretch from Roseateles sp. DAIF2 harbors:
- a CDS encoding AAA family ATPase, which encodes MNAQATTVMRQHAEQQFAEELAELGRQDQRTRPENWALSPWAVLRYLMGGKLDNGFEISPKYIGSARLMEVAIATLATDRALLLYGVPGTAKSWVSEHLAAAISGDSTLLIQGTAGTSEEQLRYGWNYAQLLAHGPSEAALVPSPLMQAMRRGQIARVEELTRIPADVQDSLITVLSEKTLPIPELGSEVQATRGFSVIATANNRDKGVNELSSALKRRFNTVVLPVPASEEEELAIVVKRVGEMGRALQLPAEPPALKEVRRLVQIFRELRNGRTEDGKTQLKSPSATLSTAEAISVINSGMALAGHFGDGVLRAHDLASGLIGAVVKDPVQDQLVWNEYLETVVKERGDWKDLYRAFREQQG
- a CDS encoding DUF5682 family protein, which encodes MSEDQAPPQLLHFFGIRHHGPGCARSLLRALRALRPDCLLVEGPPEGEALLPALLQPGMEPPVALLSYCPDEPGLAVYHPFAEFSPEWQALRWAQAEAVPARFIDLPLNHALALDKAERDAAADPAPAEPPGPEGGEAEEAPHRDPLHWLARAAGYADGEAWWNHMVEERGDGEQLFAAIDEAMCTLRAEGGERPRSAADAQREALREAHMRQCLRAAQKEGFRRIAVVCGAWHLGGLRAASTAKADQALLKDSLKSLPKLKVQSTWVPWTYGHLTRASGYGAGIASPGWYEHLWRSAERESPRAIGWLTRVARLMRERDLDCSSAHLIEAARLADSLAALRDRPAPGLDELHEATRAVLTLGDDALLRYIDAALVVGDRLGRVPDDVPTVPLQRELEQLQKSLRLKPEALEKTLDLDLRQPNDLARSRLLHRLNLLDLPWGRLGRLGRGSRGSFHEVWTLQWRPEFALRLIEASQWGQTLPEAATARAALRAAEAADLGALSALVDAVLLADLPDAVTRVSQTLEDRAAHSADAAQLMAALPPLANVFRYGNVRQTDAAMVGHVLDRLILRAALSLPLACGAIDEEAAERLRDQLLAAHAAVGLRQGEAQSEAWRHALGLVAAQQGSHELLQGLCTRLLLDEGVWSAERAGVALSLHLSVGTEPARAAAWLDGFLNRNALVLLHDATVWRLVDGWLTGLSEEHFLRVLPLVRRSFAAFGPGERRDLGQLAGRGPRAADAAPTPPAWDEARAALPLPLLRQLLGMPA